Genomic DNA from Terriglobia bacterium:
GTGATCCCGGCCATGGTGAACGTTCCATCGGCGGCGACCGTCGGAATGAGGATCAGCAACTCCTGAGTGAACGGCTCCCGGCGCAATTCCACACGAATGCGGCTCAGATCGATGCCGGAAGACGTTGCTGGGTCGTCTATCGTGATCCGCCCCGTGATCATGAACTGCGGTTGCAGCACAAGACTGATGTTATCGATGTCGTTGGCTGCAACGTCGATGGGAACAGCCGTTGCCAGCCGCTCACCATTGCCGTTGACACTGGCGACAACGTCATAAGAGCCTGGTGCCATGCGATTGAATTCGAATGCGCCTCCGGCGTCCGAAACCCCACGCTGTGTCGATCCGGTCGACACCGTTCCGCGGCGAGGCACCAGGGTGACCGATGCACCCGCGGCCGGCTGGTTGGTTAAGGCGCTTATTACCTGGCCCCGGACACGAAGGGGGCGCACATCCGTCAGGCGGATATCGATTCCGCTCATGGCCAGCCCCGAAGGCAGATCGATTGTTGAGGCGCTCGAAATGTCGGTCAGGCCAGGAAAATAAACCGGCAGGGCGTTCGCATTTTCCGAAGGAATGGCGCTCACGACGTATGGGCCGGGCGCGAGCGACACGAATCCATACTCGCCGCGGCTGTCCGTCATTGCATTGTTCGCCGAAATCAGAATGCGCCGGCCGTCCTGATACGTATACCTCAGAAGCTGGACCCGCGCGTTGGGGATCAGATCTCCATTGGCATTCGAGACGCGTCCGGAAATGGAGCCTTTCGCAATCAGATTGACGATAATGTCGTTTCTCTCCTGGCCTGAAGCAACATCGATTTCGCTTCCCGGGCCGGAGCCGATGCGCCGGCCGTACTGCCCCGGCATATAACCGTCGGCTGCAACCGCGATCCGATATTTTCCAGGCTGGATGTCGCGAACTGCGAAATGGCCACTATCGTCCGAGTCGATCCGGACGACTTGCGGCCCGAGGATCGTCACGT
This window encodes:
- a CDS encoding carboxypeptidase regulatory-like domain-containing protein, which gives rise to MAGLLAAFLFLTFQGQLATSSVSGTVVVAGTSTPIPKAHVTILGPQVVRIDSDDSGHFAVRDIQPGKYRIAVAADGYMPGQYGRRIGSGPGSEIDVASGQERNDIIVNLIAKGSISGRVSNANGDLIPNARVQLLRYTYQDGRRILISANNAMTDSRGEYGFVSLAPGPYVVSAIPSENANALPVYFPGLTDISSASTIDLPSGLAMSGIDIRLTDVRPLRVRGQVISALTNQPAAGASVTLVPRRGTVSTGSTQRGVSDAGGAFEFNRMAPGSYDVVASVNGNGERLATAVPIDVAANDIDNISLVLQPQFMITGRITIDDPATSSGIDLSRIRVELRREPFTQELLILIPTVAADGTFTMAGITPGDYALKVTAGSRAYVKSARFGGIDALNPPFHIDAGAGELDIAVSSNSGSLDAIVFDDKQSPIPDATIVLVPEPPKRNRTDLYDALGTDATGHAHLTGLAPGDYRIFAWDDIPADAWQDSDFIRPYESRGILIHVLEGNADTVQLDLISRP